In the genome of Pseudomonas sp. HS6, one region contains:
- a CDS encoding PHP domain-containing protein: protein MNVDLHCHSTASDGALAPAALVARAFENGVRVLALTDHDTLEGLAEARIAATELGMQLVNGVELSCTWGGATIHVLGYGFDVNAAPLVEAIAKLHDGRWLRSEEISRKLALKGMPNALDGARQIQQELGDSGNAPARPHFADWMVREGFVKDRAEAFRKWLGAGKLGDVKQHWPTLEDTVGTLRAAGAWVSLAHPWHYDFTRSKRRKLIADYIQAGGHAIEVVNGHQPAEQVGSLAILAREFGLLVSAGSDFHGPGGWSEIGQYRPVPEDLPPLWCRFKHDTVIAAV from the coding sequence GTGAATGTTGATTTGCACTGCCACAGCACGGCCTCCGATGGCGCCCTGGCGCCTGCGGCACTGGTTGCGCGTGCGTTCGAGAACGGCGTGCGAGTCCTGGCCCTGACCGATCACGATACCCTTGAAGGCCTGGCTGAAGCGCGTATCGCGGCCACCGAACTGGGGATGCAACTGGTCAACGGCGTCGAACTGTCCTGCACCTGGGGCGGCGCGACCATTCATGTGCTGGGCTACGGTTTCGACGTCAATGCCGCACCGTTGGTCGAGGCGATTGCCAAGCTGCACGATGGCCGCTGGCTACGGTCTGAAGAAATAAGCCGCAAGCTCGCCCTCAAGGGCATGCCGAATGCGCTCGACGGCGCGCGGCAGATCCAGCAGGAACTGGGCGACAGCGGCAACGCGCCGGCCCGTCCGCATTTCGCCGACTGGATGGTGCGTGAAGGTTTTGTAAAGGATCGCGCCGAGGCATTCCGCAAATGGCTCGGCGCCGGCAAGCTGGGGGACGTCAAGCAACACTGGCCGACCCTCGAAGACACCGTCGGCACGCTGCGCGCCGCCGGGGCGTGGGTCAGTCTGGCGCATCCCTGGCACTACGATTTCACGCGCAGCAAGCGCCGAAAGCTGATTGCCGACTATATTCAAGCGGGCGGGCATGCGATCGAAGTGGTCAACGGTCATCAGCCTGCGGAACAGGTGGGCAGCCTCGCAATCCTTGCCCGTGAATTCGGTCTGCTGGTCAGCGCCGGCAGTGATTTCCATGGCCCTGGTGGCTGGTCCGAGATCGGCCAGTACCGGCCGGTGCCGGAGGACCTTCCACCCCTGTGGTGTCGGTTCAAACATGACACAGTTATTGCCGCCGTCTGA
- a CDS encoding DUF962 domain-containing protein — translation METIKQFNSFAEFYPYYLSEHSNSTCRRLHFIGTTLVIFILAMTIAKGAWLLLLALPLAGYSFAWVGHFFFEKNRPATFQHPLYSLLGDFIMYRDMILGRVAF, via the coding sequence GTGGAAACCATCAAGCAATTCAACAGCTTCGCCGAGTTCTATCCGTATTACCTCAGCGAACACAGCAACAGCACCTGTCGTCGCCTGCACTTCATCGGGACGACGCTGGTGATCTTCATTCTCGCGATGACCATCGCCAAGGGCGCCTGGCTGCTGTTGCTGGCCCTGCCGCTGGCCGGTTATAGCTTCGCCTGGGTCGGCCACTTCTTTTTCGAGAAGAACCGGCCGGCGACTTTCCAGCATCCGCTCTACAGCCTGTTGGGGGATTTCATCATGTACCGCGACATGATCCTGGGCCGCGTGGCGTTCTAG
- a CDS encoding HD domain-containing protein, translating to MNANARFTHMKDGTQEDWAIIAADFSAYARQLPGRIMAHLKLLEGDFGGFPVDRLTHSLQTATRAHRDGRDEEYVVCALLHDIGDTLGSYNHPDIAAAILKPFVSAENLWMVEKHGIFQGYYFFHHLGMDRHLREQFSGHPQYQATAEFCAKYDAAAFDPDYDTLPLSFFGPMMERLFARPKNSIYKAAMEEHSPA from the coding sequence ATGAATGCCAATGCCCGTTTCACCCATATGAAGGACGGCACGCAGGAAGACTGGGCGATCATCGCGGCGGATTTCAGCGCCTACGCCCGTCAATTGCCGGGCCGGATCATGGCGCACCTGAAATTGCTCGAAGGTGATTTCGGCGGGTTCCCGGTGGATCGCCTGACCCACTCGCTGCAAACCGCCACCCGCGCCCATCGCGACGGGCGCGACGAGGAATACGTGGTCTGCGCCCTGCTCCACGACATCGGCGACACCCTTGGCTCCTACAATCACCCGGACATCGCCGCCGCGATTCTCAAGCCGTTTGTCAGCGCCGAGAACCTGTGGATGGTGGAAAAGCACGGGATCTTCCAGGGGTACTACTTCTTCCATCACCTGGGCATGGATCGGCACCTGCGCGAGCAGTTCAGCGGTCATCCGCAGTATCAGGCGACCGCGGAGTTCTGCGCGAAATACGATGCGGCGGCGTTCGACCCGGACTACGACACCCTGCCGCTGAGCTTCTTCGGACCGATGATGGAACGACTGTTCGCCCGGCCGAAGAACTCCATCTACAAAGCGGCGATGGAAGAACACAGCCCCGCCTGA
- a CDS encoding septation protein A: protein MKQFIDFIPLLLFFIVYKLDPRTVDVAGHELTVGGIYSATAVLIISSLVVYGALFIKQRKLEKSQWLTLIACLVFGSLTLAFHSETFLKWKAPVVNWMFALAFIGSHFIGDRLLIKRIMGHALTLPDPVWTRLNIAWIGFFLFCGAANLFVAFTFQDFWVDFKVFGSLGLTVLFLVAQGIYLSRHLHDADTTTPKTED, encoded by the coding sequence GTGAAACAATTCATCGATTTCATCCCGCTTCTGCTGTTCTTCATCGTCTACAAACTCGATCCACGCACCGTCGACGTCGCCGGTCATGAGTTGACGGTTGGCGGCATTTACAGCGCCACCGCCGTGCTGATCATCAGCTCCCTGGTGGTCTATGGCGCGCTCTTCATCAAGCAGCGCAAGCTGGAAAAGAGCCAGTGGCTGACCCTGATTGCCTGCCTCGTGTTCGGCAGCCTGACCCTGGCCTTCCACAGCGAGACCTTCCTGAAATGGAAAGCCCCGGTGGTCAACTGGATGTTCGCCCTGGCCTTCATCGGTAGCCACTTCATCGGTGACCGCCTGCTGATCAAACGCATCATGGGCCACGCGCTGACATTGCCGGACCCGGTCTGGACGCGCCTGAACATCGCCTGGATCGGCTTCTTCCTGTTCTGCGGCGCCGCCAACCTGTTCGTCGCGTTCACCTTCCAGGACTTCTGGGTGGACTTCAAGGTGTTCGGCAGCCTGGGCTTGACCGTGCTGTTCCTGGTCGCTCAGGGCATCTACCTGTCCCGTCACCTGCACGACGCCGATACCACAACACCAAAAACCGAGGACTGA
- a CDS encoding nitroreductase family protein codes for MQALDALLNRVSVPRLIDPAPTAEQREVLFAAATRAPDHGHLQPYRFLTVEGAAREQMGELLAQAAQMQEGEVTEAMIDKARNGPLRAPLVVVVIAKLQDHVKYPKAEQLLAAGCAAHGILLAAYAQGIGAVWRTGDLAYSKHVAEGLGLTDDEEVIAFLYLGTPQKEPRVAEKVDLAEFVSAWPAKA; via the coding sequence ATGCAGGCTCTCGACGCTTTGCTCAACCGTGTTTCCGTTCCACGACTGATCGATCCGGCCCCCACCGCCGAACAGCGCGAAGTGCTGTTCGCCGCCGCGACCCGTGCACCGGATCACGGCCATTTGCAGCCGTATCGCTTCCTGACCGTCGAAGGCGCGGCGCGTGAGCAGATGGGCGAGTTGCTGGCGCAAGCTGCGCAAATGCAGGAAGGCGAAGTCACCGAAGCGATGATCGACAAGGCGCGCAACGGTCCGCTGCGGGCGCCGTTGGTGGTCGTGGTCATCGCCAAGTTGCAGGATCACGTCAAATACCCGAAGGCCGAGCAATTGCTGGCCGCAGGCTGTGCGGCTCACGGGATTCTGCTGGCGGCTTACGCGCAGGGGATTGGCGCGGTGTGGCGTACGGGTGATCTGGCGTACTCGAAACATGTCGCCGAGGGTTTGGGGCTGACGGATGATGAAGAGGTGATTGCGTTTCTGTACCTTGGGACGCCGCAGAAGGAGCCGCGGGTGGCGGAGAAGGTTGATTTGGCGGAGTTTGTCAGTGCCTGGCCCGCAAAGGCTTAA
- a CDS encoding YciI family protein has translation MLYAIIATDVANSLDARLAARPAHLERLQVLKGEGRIVLAGPHPAVDSNDPGAAGFTGSLIVAEFDSLSAAQAWADADPYIAAGVYANVVVKPFKQVLP, from the coding sequence ATGCTCTACGCAATCATTGCCACCGACGTCGCCAACTCCCTGGACGCGCGCCTCGCCGCCCGCCCGGCCCACCTTGAACGCCTGCAAGTGCTCAAGGGCGAAGGCCGCATCGTCCTGGCCGGCCCGCACCCGGCCGTCGACAGCAATGATCCGGGCGCTGCGGGTTTCACCGGCAGCCTGATCGTCGCCGAATTCGACTCCCTGAGCGCTGCGCAAGCCTGGGCCGATGCCGATCCGTATATCGCCGCCGGCGTCTACGCCAATGTTGTCGTGAAGCCGTTCAAGCAAGTCCTGCCGTAA
- a CDS encoding translation initiation factor 2 encodes MRKGPLCLMLVTLSIVAPAHGVETTESGNSTPLSLSAGSQITELQQRLKASEQQREELSKQLQDADNTRESAQLARLRQENQRLKLQLKEAQASPLPRLLTEQQQWFVTGAGVALLALLCGIFASGASRKRRQWLN; translated from the coding sequence ATGCGCAAGGGTCCGTTGTGTCTGATGTTGGTCACGTTGTCGATCGTGGCGCCCGCCCATGGTGTAGAAACCACCGAAAGCGGCAACTCCACGCCGCTTTCGTTGAGCGCCGGCAGCCAGATCACCGAGTTGCAGCAGCGCCTGAAGGCCAGCGAGCAGCAGCGGGAAGAACTGAGCAAACAACTGCAAGATGCCGACAACACCCGCGAAAGCGCCCAGCTTGCCCGGTTGCGCCAAGAGAACCAGCGCCTGAAGCTGCAACTCAAGGAAGCCCAGGCCAGCCCGCTGCCGCGCCTGCTGACCGAACAGCAGCAATGGTTCGTCACCGGTGCCGGGGTAGCGCTATTGGCCCTGCTCTGCGGTATCTTTGCCAGTGGTGCAAGTCGAAAACGTCGACAATGGCTAAATTGA
- a CDS encoding AraC family transcriptional regulator — MSERTTSASWAMGIVKALEMDGLDCRVLFKQLGLDYAALEDPDARFPQDSMTRLWQRAVELSGNPAIGLNMGKVVRPASFHVAGYALMSSNTLAEGFQRLVRYQRIIAESADLSFRLLDEGYALILTVHGDHLPPTRQSAEASLACALALCGWLTGRTLHPRKVLVQGDEPADLQPYKQAFHAPLVFNAPYDALIFERADMEAPLPTANEAMALLHDRFAGEYLARFSESRVTHKARQVLCRLLPQGEPKRDTVAQTLHLSQRTLQRRLQEEGTSFQQLLDDTRRELAEQYLAQPSMTLLEIAYLLGFADPSNFFRAFRRWFDTTPGDYRARLLEAPNAISDARTPEYTAQTP, encoded by the coding sequence ATGAGCGAACGAACGACATCTGCAAGCTGGGCGATGGGGATTGTCAAAGCACTGGAAATGGACGGCCTGGATTGCCGGGTTCTGTTCAAACAGCTGGGGCTCGACTACGCGGCGCTGGAGGATCCGGATGCACGCTTCCCACAGGACTCCATGACCCGACTCTGGCAACGGGCGGTCGAACTGTCCGGCAATCCCGCCATAGGTCTGAACATGGGCAAGGTGGTGCGACCGGCTTCGTTCCACGTCGCAGGCTACGCGCTGATGTCCAGTAACACCCTGGCCGAAGGTTTTCAGCGACTGGTGCGTTATCAGCGGATCATTGCCGAAAGTGCCGACTTGAGTTTTCGCCTGCTCGACGAAGGTTATGCGCTGATTCTGACGGTGCACGGCGATCATTTGCCGCCGACCCGGCAGAGTGCCGAAGCCTCGCTGGCCTGCGCGCTGGCGCTGTGCGGCTGGCTGACCGGGCGCACGCTGCACCCGCGCAAAGTGCTGGTGCAGGGCGACGAACCCGCTGATCTTCAACCCTACAAACAAGCCTTCCATGCACCGCTGGTGTTCAACGCGCCGTATGACGCGCTGATCTTCGAACGCGCCGACATGGAAGCGCCGCTGCCCACCGCCAACGAAGCGATGGCGCTGCTGCACGACCGGTTTGCCGGGGAATATCTGGCGCGGTTTTCCGAAAGTCGTGTGACCCACAAGGCGCGTCAGGTGTTGTGCCGCTTGCTGCCGCAGGGCGAGCCCAAGCGCGATACGGTGGCGCAGACGCTGCACTTGTCGCAGCGCACCTTGCAACGCCGTTTGCAGGAGGAGGGCACCAGTTTTCAGCAGTTGCTCGATGACACCCGCCGAGAACTCGCCGAGCAATACCTGGCGCAGCCGAGCATGACCTTGCTGGAGATTGCCTATCTGCTGGGGTTTGCCGATCCGAGCAATTTCTTCCGTGCCTTCCGCCGCTGGTTCGACACCACGCCCGGCGATTACCGGGCGCGGTTGCTGGAGGCGCCAAACGCGATCAGTGACGCCAGAACGCCGGAATACACAGCACAAACACCGTAA
- a CDS encoding LTXXQ domain protein yields the protein MRKTLIALMFAAALPTVAMAVPQDGGPMGGPDGGWRHGGQMHGMHGKGPYSQLDLSREQREQIRKIMGEQMHERKQTVEKYLEKLSPADQKAMKDEMAANHKKAESDVRAALKPDQQKKFDEIQKKQAERRAEWAEFKAWKAQQPQKAQ from the coding sequence ATGCGCAAGACTCTTATCGCTCTGATGTTCGCTGCCGCTCTGCCAACCGTCGCCATGGCCGTGCCGCAGGATGGTGGCCCGATGGGTGGGCCGGACGGTGGCTGGCGCCACGGCGGTCAGATGCACGGCATGCACGGCAAAGGCCCGTACAGCCAGCTGGACCTGTCCCGCGAACAGCGCGAGCAGATCCGCAAGATCATGGGCGAGCAGATGCACGAGCGTAAGCAGACGGTCGAGAAATACCTGGAGAAACTCTCGCCAGCCGACCAGAAAGCCATGAAGGACGAGATGGCGGCCAACCACAAGAAAGCCGAATCCGATGTCCGCGCCGCGCTGAAACCGGATCAACAGAAGAAATTCGACGAAATCCAGAAGAAACAGGCCGAGCGTCGCGCCGAATGGGCTGAATTCAAGGCCTGGAAAGCGCAACAGCCGCAAAAGGCGCAATAA
- a CDS encoding response regulator transcription factor → MSELLLIDDDEELCELLSSWLSQEGFQVRACHDGQSARKALAETAPAAVVLDVMLPDGSGLELLKQLRNDHPDLPVLMLSARGEPLDRILGLELGADDYLAKPCDPRELTARLRAVLRRSHPAAVSTQLELGDLSFSPVRGVVSIDEKEFTLTVSESRLLEALLKQPGEPLDKQELAQIALGRKLTLYDRSLDMHVSNLRKKIGPHADGRPRIVALRSRGYYYSL, encoded by the coding sequence ATGAGCGAGCTGTTACTGATTGATGATGACGAGGAGCTGTGTGAGCTCCTGAGCAGTTGGCTGAGCCAGGAAGGCTTTCAGGTCCGTGCTTGCCACGACGGCCAGAGCGCCCGCAAGGCATTGGCCGAAACCGCACCCGCCGCCGTAGTGCTCGACGTGATGCTGCCTGATGGCAGCGGTCTGGAACTGCTCAAGCAACTGCGCAACGACCACCCCGACCTGCCGGTGCTGATGCTCTCTGCACGCGGCGAGCCGCTGGATCGCATCCTCGGCCTGGAACTGGGCGCCGACGATTATCTGGCCAAACCGTGCGACCCGCGTGAGCTCACCGCGCGCCTGCGCGCCGTTTTGCGCCGCAGTCACCCGGCCGCCGTCTCGACCCAACTTGAGTTGGGTGATTTGAGTTTCAGCCCGGTACGTGGCGTGGTCAGTATCGACGAAAAGGAATTCACCCTCACCGTTTCCGAAAGCCGCCTGCTCGAAGCCCTGCTCAAGCAGCCGGGCGAGCCGCTGGACAAACAGGAACTGGCGCAGATCGCCCTCGGCCGCAAGCTGACCCTGTACGACCGCAGCCTGGACATGCACGTCAGCAACCTGCGCAAGAAGATCGGCCCCCACGCCGACGGCCGCCCGCGCATCGTCGCCCTGCGCAGCCGTGGCTACTATTACAGCCTCTGA
- a CDS encoding L-threonylcarbamoyladenylate synthase: MSQFFQIHPENPQARLIKQAVEIIRKGGVVIYPTDSSYAIGCQMGDKTAVERVRRLRQLDDKHNFALICSDLSQLGLFAKIDTGTFRILKAHLPGPYTFILNATREVPRLLLHPKKRTIGLRVPSHPIALALLAELGEPLMSVTLIMPGDEDPLSDPYEMRQLLEHQVDLIIDGGFGGIKASTVIDLTGDDPEVVRVGCGDPAPFMVEA, from the coding sequence GTGAGTCAATTTTTCCAGATCCATCCGGAAAACCCGCAAGCGCGCCTGATCAAACAGGCCGTGGAGATCATCCGCAAGGGCGGGGTGGTGATTTATCCCACGGACTCTTCCTACGCCATCGGTTGCCAGATGGGCGACAAGACGGCTGTGGAGCGCGTTCGCCGCTTGCGTCAGCTCGACGATAAGCACAACTTCGCGCTGATTTGCAGTGACCTGTCGCAGTTAGGCTTGTTCGCCAAGATCGACACCGGCACCTTCCGGATTCTGAAAGCGCATTTGCCGGGGCCTTACACCTTCATTCTCAACGCCACCCGCGAAGTGCCACGGCTGTTGCTGCATCCGAAGAAACGCACCATCGGCCTTCGCGTGCCGAGTCATCCGATTGCTTTGGCGCTGCTCGCCGAGCTGGGCGAGCCGCTGATGAGCGTGACCCTGATCATGCCTGGCGATGAAGACCCGCTGAGCGATCCGTACGAAATGCGCCAGTTGCTCGAGCATCAAGTGGACCTGATCATCGACGGCGGTTTCGGCGGCATCAAGGCCTCCACCGTTATCGACCTGACGGGCGATGATCCGGAAGTGGTCCGCGTCGGTTGCGGCGATCCGGCTCCGTTCATGGTCGAGGCCTGA
- a CDS encoding HAMP domain-containing sensor histidine kinase, with product MRSLFWRILASFWLAIALVAGLSILLGHMLNQDAWILSRHPGLNTLAADWTQTYEAQGEDAAQDILEQRKRQYHIDVQVLNESGDPVVRGTFPRRAAAFEARQNNDDRRLPWRRLTDEFTSEKSGDTYLFIYRIPHPELDAWHRESLLWPLSALGIALVVLTLFSLLVTFSITRPLSRLRGAVHDLGQTTYQQNSLAKLANRRDEFGVLANDFNRMGARLQSLIGSQRQLLRDVSHELRSPLARLRIALALAERASPEEREKLWPRLTRECDRLEALISEILVLARVDADNASAEAVDLNALLGTLQKDAQLGSPEQTVRLEAEPQLKMTGWPTMIERAVDNLLRNAQRFNPVGQSIEMQASRQGERIVVSVRDHGPGVQAEHLSQLGEPFYRAPGQTAAGHGLGLAIARRAAERHGGTLVLANHPQGGFVASLELPLEPGIVVQP from the coding sequence GTGCGTTCATTGTTCTGGCGTATTCTCGCAAGCTTCTGGCTGGCCATCGCTCTGGTTGCAGGGCTTTCCATTCTGCTGGGGCACATGCTCAACCAGGACGCGTGGATCCTCAGCCGCCATCCGGGCCTCAACACCCTGGCCGCCGACTGGACGCAGACCTACGAAGCCCAGGGCGAAGACGCTGCCCAGGACATCCTCGAACAACGCAAACGCCAATACCACATCGACGTGCAAGTGCTGAACGAGAGCGGCGACCCGGTGGTGCGCGGCACCTTCCCCCGTCGCGCGGCCGCCTTCGAAGCACGGCAGAACAACGACGACCGACGCCTGCCATGGCGACGTCTGACCGATGAATTCACCAGCGAAAAAAGCGGCGACACCTACCTCTTCATCTACCGCATTCCGCACCCGGAACTCGACGCCTGGCACCGCGAAAGCCTGCTCTGGCCATTGAGCGCCCTGGGGATCGCATTGGTGGTGCTGACCCTGTTCAGCCTGCTGGTGACCTTCTCCATCACCCGCCCGCTCAGCCGTTTGCGCGGCGCGGTGCACGATCTGGGGCAGACCACCTACCAGCAGAACAGCCTGGCGAAACTCGCCAACCGCCGCGATGAGTTCGGCGTACTGGCCAACGACTTCAACCGCATGGGCGCACGCCTGCAAAGCCTGATTGGCAGTCAGCGCCAGTTGCTGCGCGACGTGTCCCACGAGTTGCGTTCACCGCTGGCACGGCTACGCATCGCGCTGGCATTGGCCGAACGGGCGAGCCCGGAAGAACGGGAAAAACTCTGGCCACGCCTGACCCGCGAGTGCGATCGGCTGGAAGCGCTGATCAGCGAAATTCTGGTGCTGGCACGGGTCGATGCCGACAACGCCAGCGCCGAAGCCGTGGACTTGAATGCCCTGCTGGGTACTCTGCAAAAGGACGCGCAACTCGGCTCGCCCGAGCAGACCGTGCGCCTGGAAGCCGAGCCGCAGCTCAAAATGACCGGATGGCCAACCATGATCGAGCGCGCCGTGGACAACCTGCTGCGCAATGCCCAGCGCTTCAACCCGGTGGGGCAGTCGATTGAAATGCAGGCTTCACGTCAGGGCGAGCGGATCGTGGTCAGCGTGCGCGACCATGGGCCGGGGGTGCAGGCGGAGCATTTGAGCCAGTTGGGTGAGCCGTTTTATCGGGCGCCGGGGCAGACTGCGGCTGGGCATGGCCTGGGATTGGCAATTGCCCGGCGGGCTGCGGAGCGACATGGCGGGACGCTGGTGCTGGCGAATCATCCGCAGGGTGGGTTTGTGGCGAGTCTTGAGTTGCCGTTGGAGCCTGGGATTGTGGTGCAGCCCTGA
- a CDS encoding TrkH family potassium uptake protein: MALPTLRIIGFIIGIFLITLAIAMVVPMATLVIFERTGDLPSFLWASMITFVAGLALVIPGRPEHIHLRPRDMYLLTVTSWLVVCIFAALPFLLTQHISYTDSFFESMSGITATGSTVLSGLDTMSPGILMWRSLLHWLGGIGFIGMAVAILPLLRIGGMRLFQTESSDRSEKVMPRSHMVARLIVAAYVGITILGSLAFWWAGMSPFDAINHAMSAISTGGFSTSDQSLAKWTQPAVHWVAVVVMILGSLPFTLYVATLRGNRRALIKDQQVQGLLGMLLVTWLVLGTWYWWTTNLHWLDALRHVALNVTSVVTTTGFALGDYSLWGNFSLMLFFYLGFVGGCSGSTAGGIKIFRFQVAYILLKANLNQLIHPRAVIKQKYNGHRLDEEIVRSILTFSFFFAITICVIALLLSLLGVDWMTALTGAASTVSGVGPGLGETIGPAGNFASLPDAAKWILSFGMLLGRLEIITVFVLCIPAFWRH, encoded by the coding sequence ATGGCGTTGCCGACCTTACGGATCATTGGTTTCATCATCGGCATCTTCCTGATCACCCTGGCCATCGCCATGGTCGTGCCTATGGCCACCCTGGTGATTTTCGAGCGCACCGGCGATCTGCCGTCGTTCCTCTGGGCGAGCATGATCACCTTCGTCGCCGGCCTGGCGCTGGTGATTCCCGGACGCCCGGAACACATTCACCTGCGTCCCCGCGACATGTACCTGCTGACCGTCACCAGTTGGCTGGTGGTGTGCATTTTCGCCGCGCTGCCGTTTTTGCTGACCCAGCACATCAGTTACACAGACTCGTTCTTCGAAAGCATGTCCGGCATCACCGCCACCGGTTCGACCGTACTCAGCGGGCTGGACACCATGTCCCCGGGTATCCTGATGTGGCGTTCGCTGCTGCACTGGCTCGGCGGTATCGGCTTCATCGGCATGGCGGTGGCGATTCTACCGCTGCTGCGGATCGGCGGCATGCGCCTGTTCCAGACCGAATCCTCGGACCGCTCGGAAAAGGTCATGCCCCGCTCGCACATGGTGGCGCGGTTGATCGTGGCGGCGTACGTGGGCATCACCATTCTCGGCAGCCTGGCGTTCTGGTGGGCGGGCATGAGCCCGTTCGATGCGATCAACCACGCGATGTCGGCGATCTCCACCGGCGGTTTCTCGACCTCCGACCAATCCCTGGCCAAGTGGACCCAACCGGCGGTGCACTGGGTGGCGGTGGTGGTGATGATCCTCGGCAGCCTGCCGTTCACCCTGTACGTGGCGACGCTGCGCGGCAACCGCCGGGCGCTGATCAAGGATCAACAGGTACAGGGCTTGCTCGGCATGTTGTTGGTGACCTGGCTGGTGCTCGGCACCTGGTACTGGTGGACCACCAACCTGCATTGGCTGGACGCCCTTCGCCATGTGGCGCTGAACGTGACGTCGGTGGTCACCACCACCGGATTTGCGTTGGGCGACTACAGCCTGTGGGGCAATTTCTCGCTGATGCTGTTCTTCTATCTGGGCTTCGTCGGCGGCTGTTCCGGCTCGACGGCGGGCGGGATCAAGATCTTCCGTTTCCAGGTCGCCTACATTTTGCTCAAGGCCAACCTTAACCAGTTGATTCACCCGCGCGCGGTGATCAAGCAGAAGTACAACGGTCATCGCCTCGACGAAGAAATCGTCCGGTCGATCCTGACGTTCTCGTTCTTCTTCGCGATCACCATCTGCGTGATCGCCCTGTTGCTGTCGCTGCTGGGCGTGGACTGGATGACAGCGCTGACCGGCGCCGCCAGCACCGTGTCCGGCGTCGGCCCGGGGCTGGGCGAAACCATCGGCCCGGCCGGCAACTTCGCCAGCCTGCCGGATGCGGCCAAGTGGATTCTGTCGTTCGGCATGCTGCTCGGCCGACTGGAGATCATTACGGTGTTTGTGCTGTGTATTCCGGCGTTCTGGCGTCACTGA
- a CDS encoding ScpA family protein: protein MEVFLEAFEGPLDLLLYLIRKQNINILDIPVAEITRQYMGYVELMQSVRLELAAEYLVMAAMLAEIKSRMLLPRAETVEEEEDDPRAELIRRLQEYERFKAAAEGIDGLSRVGRDVIVPKLDAPEARARKLLPDVALEEILMSMAEVLRRGDMFESHQVSREALSTRERMSDVLERLKGGGFVPFVELFTAEEGRLGVVVTFMAILELVKESLVELVQNEPFAAIHVRARAE from the coding sequence CTGGAAGTCTTCCTCGAAGCCTTCGAAGGCCCGCTCGACCTGCTGCTGTACCTGATCCGCAAACAGAACATCAATATCCTCGACATCCCGGTGGCGGAAATCACCCGCCAGTACATGGGCTATGTCGAGTTGATGCAGTCGGTGCGCCTGGAACTGGCCGCCGAATACCTGGTGATGGCCGCGATGCTGGCCGAGATCAAGTCGCGGATGCTGTTGCCACGGGCCGAAACCGTCGAAGAAGAAGAGGACGACCCGCGCGCCGAACTGATCCGCCGCCTGCAGGAATACGAACGCTTCAAGGCGGCTGCCGAAGGCATCGACGGCCTGAGCCGGGTCGGTCGCGACGTGATCGTGCCCAAGCTCGACGCCCCGGAAGCCCGGGCGCGCAAGCTGCTGCCGGACGTGGCGCTGGAAGAAATATTGATGTCGATGGCTGAAGTGCTGCGCCGTGGCGACATGTTCGAAAGCCATCAGGTCAGCCGCGAGGCACTGTCCACCCGCGAACGCATGAGCGATGTGCTGGAACGGCTCAAGGGCGGCGGGTTTGTGCCGTTCGTCGAGCTGTTCACCGCCGAAGAAGGCCGGCTCGGTGTAGTGGTGACCTTCATGGCGATCCTTGAACTGGTCAAGGAATCCTTGGTCGAGCTGGTGCAGAATGAGCCGTTCGCCGCGATCCACGTGCGAGCCCGAGCCGAATAA